Sequence from the Gracilinanus agilis isolate LMUSP501 chromosome 6, AgileGrace, whole genome shotgun sequence genome:
ctacACAATTGagttagttccttatatatatgagaaattagacctttgtcagagttttttgtaaaaaagattttttcccaatttgttgtctcccttctaattttggttgcattggttttgtttgtacaaaatctttttttaatttaatgtaatcaaaattattcatcttgcattttgtagtattctctatttcttccttggtcgtaaattctttcctttctcatagatctgacaggaatactcttctatgttcacctaatttacttatagtttcattctttatatttaagtcatttaaccattctgaatttattttttattggtaTAGTATGTGAGGTGTTGATATggacttaatctctcccatactgttttccaattttcctagcaatttttgtcatagtgggttcttgtcccaaaagctgagatctttgggtttattgtatactatctcgctgaggacatttaccccaagtctatttcattgatcctcacTCCTGTGTCTTAGCCACTccctattgttttgatgatcactgctttatagtacagtttaagatctggtacacCTAGGaccctatccttcacattttgttattatttcccttgatattttttatcttttgttcttccaaatcaactttgttatattttttttctaattcaataaaagttTCTTGacagtttgatagatatggctctgaataagtaaattaatttgggtaggatggtcatttttattatgttaactcatcctatcCATGTGCAactaatgcttttccaattgtttagatctaattttgtgTGGAaagtttgcatttttttaaaccttgactTTCCATCGCAgcatcaatactggatattggttccaagtcagaaaagcagtaagggctaggcaatgaggattaactGAATTGCCAGGGTTACACAggattgtctgaggccagatttgaaactaggattcccatctctatgcctggcgcTTTATTCTCTGAGTTGCCTAGAAGCCCCTTTAATCTTAATTGAAGGAACCATAGTGAAATTGAAGAAATTTGGGACCTGAAGTAAGGAcgccctgggtttgaattcaatCTCTGAAACTCACTCATTGCAGGGTGATGGTGGCAAATCGTTTCACCCCTCAGACACATTTTACTTcccttataaatgaggaaaataataataggtagcaATTATGTAGCCCTTTAGAGTTTCCAAAGCACTCTGCAAGCATCCCTTTTTATGCTCACAATAAGCCTTGGAAATAAGTACCATTATTCTCTTCATTTGACAGACAAGCATCCTGAGGGAGACAGAGTTCCATCCCTGGTAAGTGTTTGTGGCCAGACCCAATCCAgttgttcctgactccaggttcttcACACTGTCCAAAATGCCTCTTAAGTGACTATTAACACCTATAGAATACCCCACTCCAGTATAGTCACAAATTTCAAATATATAACGTATGCACAACCATGTAACACATTTCAATTGTTGATTAATCATAGATTAGCACATATAGgtcaaaaatctttaaaattaatgATTGATTTTACTCCTCACTGAGTAAAATGACCTTTCTTGTGTTTTTCTAGAACCTTAAACACAATGACATCAAATCCAGAAATTGACAACATGTTCCAGGTGCCTCCCAGCACTGACTCTTCTATGATATCTTCTGGACCTCCAAACCTTAGTAACCAACCCATACCTCCATACCCTACTAACCAACCCATACCTCCATACCCTACTAACCAACCTATACCTCCATACCCTACTAACCAACCTACACCTCCGTACCCTAATAACCAACCTCAAGTTCAGCTGTATCCTGTTTACCAACCCCAAATGGTCATACCAAATGGAAATGGGCGTAGCGAATCAAAAGTTTCGAATGATGGCAAAGTCTTCGGGGtaagttgattttcttttttagtacCAATGAATGCACACTGTTGATAATCTAAAGGATGcaaaacagaggcacagagagtCACTGAAATCAGACCTACTGATGAGCAGCTCATCTGGGAATTTAAGAGTAAGTAGCATACCATTCATATGGTAGAAACTAAATCAGTGCTGGGTGCCACAGTTGGCTTGATGGGGTCATGCCTACTGGTGTGACTTTTCCATCAACCCCCAAGCAAAGGAATAGCAGGATAGCAGATACTGAAATCTGAAAGGGGCCAACCACCTAATGGAACCCAGGTCACTTAGTGGAACCCAGATATGGAGAAGAAATCTTTCTATAGCACTCCCAATAATAAGTCTTTCAGACTCATGAAATAGTCCAGTGAATGAAAACAATTTCCTATATCCTGAGGCAGCTGTGGATTACAAATAGCACAACACCCTCCATTTTATGTTACATTTTAGCTCACCAATCAGAGGCCCTCCTTGACACACTCTTTTTTTCCCATGACACCTTCTCAAGAATGCTGTCTTGTCATATCATCTTTTCTGGAAGACTGCAAAGGTTCCCTAATCCCAGAAATCTGCTTGACCACTTAGATCATGTGTATCTGATCTAATTAGCCAGCTCTTACAGTATTCCTTCTCAATCCCCTTTTGCCTGAAGTCTCCTGTCTCCTTTGTGTTTTAAGCACATAAAATAAATGCCATAAAAACTCACTTTGGAGAGTCCCTGCCCATGAAAATAGGGCTCCCTTCCTGGCAAACCTAATAAACACCAAGACAAGTTAGATACTCTTTGGGCCCTTGTTACTTTTGCATCACCCACCccatccattttacttttcttctaacAATAAGGTAGTCTTTGCTTCCATCAGGTCAAAATCAGGCTATGCAATTTCCATGTTCAGCACCATGGAACTGTCCGTGGGACAGCAGCCACAGGATAGAAACCATCAGGGCCAGCCAGAGACCAGCTGCCTGAGATCTTTACTCTCTACTTCTAATGTCTCCTTGGCAGGATCCTTCCAAAACAGAAACTTTAGGGCTGGATTACTCCAGTAGAGTTAGGTCCATCCTAGATTCTGGGCCAGACTGACCAACTACTTGCAAGTGTAGCCCTGAAACACTTCATGAGCCCCAGATTTATCATGAGGCATTTGGCAGTAAATAGTTATATGGGAGGCAGACTGGTACATGCACACAACATTCATTCTAAAGTCAGAAAATGTGTGCTCATACATCACCTCTGAGGTTTTTctgatcttggggaagtcacttaatatgtctgggcttcagtttcctcaactgtgagaTCAGAGGATGTATATTAATAATGgctaaacatttatataacactataagatttgcaaagcactttatgtctTTATATCATTCAAAACACAGAAATATGCCTCTGAAGTCAGTCCTAtgtgctcattttacagatgacaaaactaatgCTAAAGGAGATTCAATGATTTTCTCAGGGCCACACAACTCATCAGTTTtttaagataggatttgaatttggttctttcctgactccaaaatccaGGTCTTTTTCTACTATAAACCCCACTGACTCCTCCTATACCCACctgccatttttctgtcttgttcTAATCAGGAAATTCATTCAGTTGTCCAAACACAGTTTTCTTCTGAAGGGTAGCAATTAAAGACAACAGCTAGGGACACATAGAAGAAACTAGAACTAACACAAAGAGGTAGAAATCCACAGATCGCATTTTTACCAGAAGGCTTACTTACTCTCCTTCACCATCCATATCCAATTAGTTTTCAAGTCTTTTAgggattaaattaaattgaatctattcatttatttttagactcttactttctgtcttagtaacaactctaaaacagaatggtaagaactaggtaaatcgggttaaatgactcatccagggtaacatgaccaggaagtgtctgagttttccagtcttgtcaattctacccCTACATTTCTCAACTGCCTCcccacttccttccctccccaagacTACTACCCTATTTGCAACTCTTATTATCTCACATCCACACtgttgcaatagcctcctaatgaTTGTCTCTTTCTACAATTTCAACCCTCTTCAAACTGTCATCCACATAAATGGTGACTTGATATTCCTGAACTAAAGGTCTGGTTGTGTCACTCCCTTGCTCAATAAAGATTAGTGACtctctattatctctaggatcaaattcaGACTGCTTTGCTTGGCATTTGAAGCCTTTCCCATTCTGGTTACAACCTACCTTTTGTAGGCTCCATAACTGCCTTCATATACAAAACAGAACGGAAAAACTATATTTCTTCCTGTTCCTCAAACATGAAACTTAATCTCCTATCTTCATGCCTTTGCATAGGCTGTGCCCATGTCCAGAATGTACTCTTTCCTCACCACCTCTAAGAATCCTCAATTCTTACAAAGCCCACCCAAGGCCCACCTCCTATGTCATTTCCTGCTCCTCTCAGTGGATCAGAATTCCAGATCTTCTAGTGTCACACTCACAAGACTatctcatatttatctttttaaaatcttatcttcttagaactgatacagagtactgattccaaggcagaagtgcagtaaggacTAGGGAAAGGGCGGTAAGttacttgcctatgatcacagtttgaggtcaaatttgaacccaggtcttcctggctccagatctggcactctatgcaGTGTGCTACCGAACTGCCCCATAatgcttaattttatttaaatctatgataataattattttaaaaattattataatttgtaaTGTAATTACTATGATATAAATCATTATGACATATAGTGCaattaaatacaatataaattattttattattcattacaataaatattttttattttatttacatttacacTTTTAGATACTTCCATATATGATTCTTGTCTATAGAAGATAAACTTTTTATGACAAAGACTTtcgtttttttctttctattttcagggCCTAACATAGTCCTCATGTCATAAaagatacttagtaaatgtttcttcATTGACTGAGGATGAGATGTCTAACCTGAAAGGGACAATATTCATTTCagttgaataaacatttattacaggACCATTTTGTACTGCGCACCATGCTAAGTGAAAAGGGTACTAAAGAAAAAGAtaggccctgccctcaaagagcttacaatctaatgggaaaagagCACACCCAAGAGACAGAAAAGCAAGAGGCTAACTGGCCAAGGATATCTCATTCCACTGGAGTTAAAACCAGGCAGAATAACAGATTCAAAACAGAATGAGCTTTAAGCCTAATCTTCCCCTATAAAGAAAGGCTTTGGAAGGAGTTCCATACTCCACACTCCAGCCCTGGGGTAGGAGAAGCCTGAGGGAGGTGTGCTTGGCTTGAGTTAGCAGCAGCATGAGATTAGAATTGAGGAACTTCTCCTGGGAAGACATCCTGTTTGATGGAGTTGGAGGAGGAAGGGTATCAAAGACCCAAGATGCTAATTTCAACTAAATGAAATCTATCTTCTGAATCTGAAAATTGTGTTCTCCCCTACAGGCCATACAGATCCTGATTGGATTGTTGCACATCGGTTTTGGGAGTGTTCTGGTGACTTCAATAATTGGGGGACACATTTCAATCTCTTTTTGGGGAGGATACCCCTACTGGGGAGGAATTTCAGTAAGTAAATTGCTATTGTCAAATATCAGTAAATAAAAATCATTGTCATATGGAAGAATTGTGTACCAATAGGGCCCTACAAAAAGCTAGAGGATACCGAAAAAGTTAGCTGAGGGAAGAGTGAAAGAGAGGATTCCATTTGGGTCCTAAGCTATGTGACCAAAAGTCAAAGGAAACATAATTACTTTTGTATCTTCAAGGTTCTGCACAATGTCCTGCACAACACAAATGGCTAATacattttttgtcttaaaatttattttttaatcacataTAGGAACAATTTTAGACagttgttttctggcattttacaattcagattctctccctttctcctccaccCTCAGACAGTAAATAGTCTGAGACAGGTTATACCAGTGCcttcatgcagtacatatttccatcttgCTTATGCTGTGACAAAAGACGCATAtttcacatataataaaaaaattaatgaaggaaataaagtggaaaatgtcCTGCTTTGATCTGCTTCAGACTCATCATGAGTCCCTGGTGgatatcttggagacttgctttgctgataatggtttagtccttcatagttgatcatcatagactatttctgttactgtatacatacagtattatcctggttctgctcacttcactttgcatcagttatgtaactttttttaagggatttctattctctttcatctcattgtctatccttcctttttcggttctctctctttctctgtctctatctctatctcactttctttctgcctctctgttttCAGCTTTAACATTTCTTCTTCCTATTACCACCCAATAAACTTTCATTCCATACCCATTTTTAAGCACTTAGAGCTAAAGACAATATAGAACATAGTACACACCCTCAAGAAGCCTACATTGCAGAGATCTCCCCTCTCCAAGtttcattcatcattttccaGCACAACTCACACACCAGGCACTGAATCTCTTTGCTCCTCTCCCTCCTAGGTGACTCCTCAAGCCTCCCAAGCAAAGTCCCCAGCACTGGTCCTAATTTCTGGTCACCTTAGGGGAAAAGGGGGATAGGAGGAAATGGGAAGGAGACATGGAATCTGAGGAAAGAGCAAAATCATAGGTTTATAGATAGagtctgatgaggaaactgagactaagtgaGATTAAATGATATCCAAGGTTACATGAATAGTAACAGAATAGTAACAGATAGAAATCCAGATTcaagagcaaaaggagcagaaccaggagaacattgtacatagagaatGAAACATTATGGCCCAAtcaaacataatgaacttctctattagcagcaatgcaatgatccaggacaattctaagggacttataagaaagatgctatccacatccagagaaagaactgtgggagtagaaatgcagaagaaaaaaatatgattaatcACTTAGTTTTATAGGAATATGATTGAGggtgttgactttaaatgatcactctattgtaaatattaataatatggaaatagattttgaacaatgatacatgtaaaaacccagtggaattgctcaacagctccaggtgggggagggaggagaggagggaagaaacatgaatcatataaacatggaaaaatattctaaattaattaattaaagaaaaaaagaatccagattcaaactgaggtcctctgactcctgaGATGATCCTCTTACCATTTAGTCAGAGAGGAGGACAGATATGGAGAGAAGAAAGGCTAAAGAAATAGCTAAAGAAATTACCTTGATGTCTTAGGAACATCTGGATAAAAATTGAACAAGAAGCCATTCCTCTGAATCTTTCCAAATACTCTGAAGCAAATAAAACACAGGCTAAAGCACTGCCTCCACCCAGCCCCTTCAAGTAGATGTTTGGGAGCTAGGTAGACTCCAGTCTGACTCTCCATGCTATGGTGGAAAAGGACATGCAAGGACTATATCCAGGAAGGgatagctaggtgatgcagtcaTCTACCTTCTCCTCTGGCTGAAAAAAGTAAAGCATCAAAAGGCACTGAAGAAGGAATGAAATGAGGAGTGGAGTTTTTTGTAGAGGGAGGATAGGGCAGGGCAACTAGTccaccttttttttaatcccttaccttccatctttgcatcaataatatgtatttattccCAAGCAGAAGAGTTAtatgggctagacaatggggttgaagtgacttgcccagggtcaaacaactaggaattgtctgaggccagatttgaacctaggacatcccatctctaggcaactctcaaaccactgagccactagctgccccatAGTCCATCTTTCTTGGTccttcttgataaaaaaaaacctggggcCATTACAACTGGGTGTCTTCTTTGGTGACTAAAGAAAAAGGGTGACAACAAAGATTACCCCCTCCCCTTGCTCCCCTGTATCTTCACATCTAGAGGGATTTAAGAAGGGGGCATCATTTACCCTCTGCCCTCTGACTAACTTGGCTTCTTTCTTTTCAACCAGTTCATCATTTCTGGAACTCTTTCTGTGATAGCCCAGAAGCCACCAATCACTTCTTGCAAAGTAAGTCAGACCATCCTGAATCCACTTGGGGATCATTTGGATAGCCTGCAAAGGTTGGGAAATGACCTGGGAGGAGGgctgtggggagagggaagggctaCTACTCACATACATATACTTGCTGGGCTTGGCGCTTGGCACACTGAAGATGTTTAAcaaatacttttcattcattcagccaATCACCTGGGTAGAATGTCTATATGGCTACAGGTGTGCATATGTTAGGATGGAGATACATATGAGCGCTTGTGAAAAGTCATATGTGCATGCAGTCATGCCCTCCTCCAGATACAATGAGACACGCATCCACAGATACATACATGTTCAATCTgcaagtgcctactttgtgccagggactgtgcttgGCACTGAGagcataaaaaacaaaataaaacattatttctgtCTTCAAAGGGTTTCCATTCCATCCAGAAGTTCCTCAATCTACTCCTAGAATGTGAGACTCTCCATTTTTAAAGAGACCTTCCATACAATTCAACAGAtgttttttgtgtattttttaaacccttaacttctgtgtattagctcctaggtggaagagtggtaagggtgggcaatgggggtcaagtgacttgcccagggtcacacaactttcgtgtctgaggccagatttgaacctaggacctcccatctctaggcctgactctcaatccactgagctacccagctgccccaacaattttttattaaaaaaaaaaacatccattAAGTggccagtggattgagaactaagcttagagacaggaggtcctgggttcaagtttggcctctgatacttcctagctgtgtgaccctggagaagtcagcTCACTtttattgcttagcccttactgctctttgactttggagccaatacacagtattgattctaaaatgaaaggaaaggatttttaaaaaacacttactaTGTGGAAGACAAAAAAACATTCTCCTTCAGACACACATCACAGATCTTCCTTCCTACACATGTCCTTGCACACACCCATAGGCTATCATATGTACATAGACACTGACTAACCTCTCCACATATTATCCAACTTTTGCATGTATACGTACCTGTGCACCCATCCTCACCTGCTCCCATACACACTCTCACTGGTGCCCACGTCCTCTCCCACAGGATGTGCACATTCTCTCCCACAAGCACATGCACATATTCCCACCCTAACATTTGAGCTGTATCCCATGACATTCCTCCCTGAAGAATGACGTGGCATCAGGGTTGGAAGCACCTTTGGAGGTCAATTGGTCCAAACTAGCCTCAACAAGGAAATCTTATCTTTGGTATCCCCAAGGAGGACCATCCAGTTTCCAATAGGAAATCTTGAGGGATCAGCAatcctttagtttttttttttaatctttaccttctatctcagaatcagtCTTCTGtattgaatccaaggcagaaaagtataagggctgggcaatgggacttaaatgactttcccagggtcacccagccaggaagtacatgaggccacatttgaacccaagacctcttgtctctaggtctggctctccatccacaaagccatctagctgccctgaatcCTCTACTTCTTATGGTAGCTCATTTATAATTTAAAGCAGTGCTACTTGTCAGGAAGTTTTTCATTAAATAGAGACAAAGTCAACCTCCATGCAACTGCATCTATCACTCATAGTTCTGCCCTCTAGGGACAAGCAGAACAAGCTTAATCTGCTTTGCACATGtcaactcttcaaatatttgaataagCTATCCTGTCCCACCCAAGGA
This genomic interval carries:
- the LOC123251639 gene encoding membrane-spanning 4-domains subfamily A member 8-like; protein product: MTSNPEIDNMFQVPPSTDSSMISSVPPYPTNQPTPPYPNNQPQVQLYPVYQPQMVIPNGNGRSESKVSNDGKVFGAIQILIGLLHIGFGSVLVTSIIGGHISISFWGGYPYWGGISFIISGTLSVIAQKPPITSCKINGSIGMNIVSAIFSAVGFILLITDFCINLGRYSYFDSSNYYYYYYYSGVASGMGISAVLCIFSALEVVISVFSSHAGCLATRSQSNQVAVAVAVPVPGTHMAPPTGVPQPAANSLVYSNEVNSQQ